One window from the genome of Salvia splendens isolate huo1 chromosome 9, SspV2, whole genome shotgun sequence encodes:
- the LOC121749684 gene encoding putative pentatricopeptide repeat-containing protein At3g23330: MFPQINIHGALNFKTISQFLHHCSQTKNLKPIQQFYAHVIRTKLFFVSPNLQSDLALAYTSCIANNNHTILTHFLKSFNLRNPLPFNSIISHFSQHGSDCFALHTFLFMHRNSVYVDSYALCTSLKSASCLKNGVFGKSTHGYVEKSGWLASVFVGSALVDFYAKMCSVGDAAKVFDEIPERNTVCANALLSGYAEAKMWGEGIELVRRMPLLGLETDHFTFSAALRACSGLCAVELGKEVHAGVVRRVNDVGADVFLQSLLIEMYGRCGLVDNAKRVFSMAGYDVWMRRRDVVLWTSMLGLYGRTGDYAEVIRLFKDMLMEGIRPDGVAFLTVISACSHTGQVDLGVEYFESMTRDYGLCASREHYSCLVDLLCRAGELERAWGIVSELPHAADCAVSMWGALLSACNECGNVGLGKLAAQKALVVEPNNVGIYVLLSNMYARNGMWDEIEQLREVMKRRGLKKDIAWSSIDR, encoded by the coding sequence ATGTTCCCCCAAATCAATATCCATGGCGCCCTGAATTTCAAAACAATCTCCCAATTCCTGCATCACTGCTCTCAAACAAAGAATCTCAAACCAATCCAACAATTCTACGCGCATGTAATCAGAACAAAGCTCTTCTTCGTTTCCCCCAATCTCCAATCCGACCTAGCTCTAGCTTACACCTCATGCATCGCCAACAACAACCACACAATCCTAACCCACTTCTTGAAATCCTTCAATCTCAGAAACCCCCTGCCGTTTAATTCGATCATATCTCACTTCTCTCAACACGGCTCCGACTGTTTTGCCCTGCACACGTTTCTATTCATGCATCGCAACAGCGTATATGTCGATTCATACGCTCTATGCACCTCGTTGAAGTCAGCCTCCTGTTTGAAAAATGGTGTCTTTGGTAAATCGACGCATGGTTATGTGGAGAAATCGGGTTGGCTCGCTAGTGTGTTTGTGGGAAGTGCGTTGGTGGATTTTTACGCGAAAATGTGTAGCGTGGGTGATGCGGCGAAGGTGTTCGACGAAATTCCTGAGAGGAATACTGTGTGTGCAAATGCGCTTTTGTCGGGCTATGCGGAGGCTAAGATGTGGGGGGAAGGGATTGAGCTGGTGAGGAGGATGCCTCTATTGGGTTTAGAAACGGATCATTTCACGTTCTCGGCTGCTCTACGCGCTTGTAGCGGCTTGTGTGCTGTGGAATTGGGGAAGGAGGTTCACGCGGGTGTTGTGCGTCGCGTTAATGATGTTGGAGCTGATGTGTTTCTGCAGAGTTTGTTGATTGAAATGTATGGAAGGTGTGGTCTAGTGGATAACGCAAAGAGAGTGTTTAGTATGGCGGGGTACGATGTATGGATGAGGCGAAGAGATGTTGTTTTATGGACTTCGATGTTGGGATTGTATGGAAGGACCGGAGATTATGCTGAAGTGATTAGGTTATTTAAGGATATGCTAATGGAAGGGATACGGCCGGATGGAGTGGCATTCTTGACGGTTATCTCTGCTTGCAGCCACACCGGGCAAGTGGATCTTGGCGTGGAGTATTTCGAGTCCATGACTCGTGACTATGGGTTGTGTGCGAGCCGAGAGCATTATAGTTGTCTCGTTGACTTGCTTTGTCGGGCGGGGGAGTTGGAGAGGGCTTGGGGAATAGTTAGTGAGCTGCCACATGCTGCGGATTGCGCTGTATCCATGTGGGGCGCACTTCTTAGTGCGTGTAACGAGTGTGGAAATGTCGGTTTGGGGAAGTTGGCTGCTCAGAAAGCTCTTGTAGTGGAGCCTAATAATGTTGGAATTTACGTTCTGCTGTCTAATATGTATGCTAGGAATGGTATGTGGGATGAGATTGAACAGTTGAGAGAGGTTATGAAGAGAAGAGGTTTGAAGAAGGATATTGCTTGGAGTTCGATAGATAGATAG